In one Carettochelys insculpta isolate YL-2023 chromosome 6, ASM3395843v1, whole genome shotgun sequence genomic region, the following are encoded:
- the LOC142014019 gene encoding LOW QUALITY PROTEIN: zona pellucida sperm-binding protein 1-like (The sequence of the model RefSeq protein was modified relative to this genomic sequence to represent the inferred CDS: inserted 1 base in 1 codon) produces the protein MGWGCRYFVGLVLFWILDLSHGQRDFHRVSFSVLQHKYDCGDYGMQLLVFPSQGRTVRFKVVDEFGTAFEVTNCSICLHWVTSNQGVEIFSAGYSGCHVLKKNGRNHLRIRVEELQSTGTIAAIHDVNMICPRPTEHDLTLEETMRAVPQLGLEDTMRAVPQLGLEETMRAVPQPSLVRPEPVVPQPGLVRPEPVVPQPGLVRPEPLVPQPGLVRPGPVVPQPGLVGLEPLVPQPGLVRPGPVVPQPGLVRPEPVVPQPGLVRPEPLVPQPGLVRPEPMVPQPGLVRPGPVVPQPGLVRPGLVAPQPGLVRPGLVAPQPGLVRPEPVAPQPGLVRPGPMAPQPGLVRPEPLVPQPGLVRPGLVAPQPGLVRPGLVALQPGLVRPEPVAPQPGLVRPGPVAPQPGLVRPEPLAPQPGLVPLLNPPXAILGAHLTEEQCRVVAGKIPCADAHDQAACFHAGCCYDSTDSAIPCYYGNTVTVRCLMDGHFILVVSRDMSDHPILLDSIRLAYAQTGCSPVRMTEGFVLFRFQLSQCGTTVQLVGDKLIYENQLISGIDIQTGPDGSITRDSTFILHARCIYSASDYLPLMAEVFLPPTPAPLTQAGPLHLELRMATDLSYRSYFTERDYPMVKVLRYPVYVEVRILRRTDPSLVLVLHQCWATPSANPLEQPQWPILVDGCPFLGDNYRTQLVPVGTASSELPFPTHHQRFVLSTFAFVDSAAQMVIEGLVYIFCSASVCSPSQLEPCRTICPSGMPARGRRFLRIQNGAAPLDVVSSSGPVIFQDSPEARTELFGE, from the exons ATGGGGTGGGGCTGTAGGTATTTTGTGGGTTTAGTGCTGTTCTGGATTCTGGACTTATCCCATGGGCAGAGGGACTTCCACAGGGTCAGTTTCTCTGTGTTGCAGCACAAGTATGATTGTGGAGATTATGGGATGCAGCTACTGGTCTTTCCTAGCCAGGGCCGCACTGTTCGCTTCAAAGTTGTGG ATGAGTTTGGGACTGCCTTCGAGGTTACCAATTGCTCCATCTGCCTCCACTGGGTCACCTCTAATCAGGGAGTGGAGATCTTCTCAGCTGGCTACAGTGGCTGTCATGTGCTGAAGAAG AATGGCCGTAACCACCTGAGGATCCGAGTGGAGGAACTGCAGAGCACTGGGACCATCGCTGCCATCCATGATGTGAACATGATCTGCCCCAGACCCACTGAGCATGACTTAACCCTGGAGGAAACCATGCGTGCTGTGCCGCAGCTTGGCCTGGAGGACACCATGCGTGCTGTGCCGCAGCTTGGCCTGGAGGAGACCATGCGTGCTGTGCCGCAGCCGAGCTTGGTGCGCCCGGAGCCCGTGGTGCCGCAGCCTGGCCTGGTGCGCCCGGAGCCCGTGGTGCCGCAGCCCGGCCTGGTGCGCCCGGAGCCTTTGGTGCCGCAGCCCGGCCTGGTGCGCCCGGGGCCTGTGGTGCCGCAGCCCGGACTGGTGGGCCTGGAGCCTTTGGTGCCACAGCCCGGCCTGGTGCGCCCGGGGCCCGTGGTGCCACAGCCCGGCCTGGTGCGCCCGGAGCCCGTGGTGCCGCAGCCCGGCCTGGTGCGCCCGGAGCCTTTGGTGCCACAGCCCGGCCTGGTGCGCCCAGAGCCCATGGTGCCACAGCCCGGCCTGGTGCGCCCGGGGCCCGTGGTGCCACAGCCCGGCCTGGTGCGCCCGGGGCTCGTGGCGCCGCAGCCCGGCCTGGTGCGCCCGGGGCTCGTGGCGCCGCAGCCCGGCCTGGTGCGCCCGGAGCCCGTGGCCCCGCAGCCCGGCCTGGTGCGCCCGGGGCCCATGGCGCCGCAGCCCGGCCTGGTGCGCCCGGAGCCTTTGGTGCCGCAGCCCGGCCTGGTGCGCCCGGGGCTCGTGGCGCCGCAGCCCGGCCTGGTGCGCCCGGGGCTCGTGGCGCTGCAGCCCGGCCTGGTGCGCCCAGAGCCCGTGGCCCCGCAGCCCGGCCTGGTGCGCCCGGGGCCCGTGGCGCCGCAGCCCGGCCTGGTGCGCCCGGAGCCCCTGGCGCCACAGCCCGGCCTGGTGC CTCTCCTTAATCCAC TGGCTATCCTAGGTGCCCATCTCACGGAAGAGCAGTGCCGTGTGGTGGCTGGGAAGATCCCCTGTGCAGATGCCCATGACCAGGCTGCTTGTttccatgctggctgctgctaTGACAGCACTGACTCAGCTATTCCTTGTTACTATGGAAACACTG TCACTGTTCGGTGTCTCATGGATGGTCACTTCATTCTGGTGGTCTCCAGGGACATGTCTGACCATCCCATCCTCCTTGACAGCATCCGGCTAGCCTATGCCCAGACAGGGTGCAGCCCAGTCAGGATGACAGAGGGTTTTGTGCTCTTCCGCTTCCAACTCTCTCAATGTGGCACCACAGTCCAG CTGGTTGGAGACAAACTGATCTATGAAAACCAGCTGATCTCTGGCATTGACATACAGACTGGGCCAGATGGTTCCATCACCCGGGACAGCACCTTCAT TCTCCATGCTCGCTGCATCTACAGTGCCAGTGACTACCTGCCTCTGATGGCTGAAGTTTTCTTaccccccacacctgctccactcACCCAGGCAGGACCCCTCCACCTTGAGCTGCGCATGGCCACGG ACCTGAGCTACAGATCCTACTTCACAGAGAGAGACTACCCTATGGTGAAGGTGCTCAGGTATCCTGTCTATGTGGAGGTTCGTATCCTGCGGAGAACAGACCCCTCTCTGGTTCTGGTCCTGCACCAGTGCTGGGCCACGCCAAGCGCTAACCCCCTGGAGCAGCCTCAGTGGCCCATCCTGGTGGATGG GTGCCCATTCCTGGGAGACAACTACAGAACCCAGCTTGTGCCAGTGGGCACTGCCTCATCTGAGCTGCCCTTCCCAACTCACCACCAGCGCTTCGTCCTCTCCACCTTTGCCTTTGTGGACTCAGCTGCCCAGATGGTGATTGAGGGActg GTGTACATCTTCTGTAGTGCCTCTGTCTGCTCCCcatcccagctggagccctgtagGACCATATGCCCATCAGGGATGCCAGCAA GAGGCCGTCGGTTCCTGAGGATCCAGAATGGAGCAGCCCCACTTGATGTGGTGAGCTCTAGTGGGCCTGTGATCTTCCAGGACAGCCCAGAAGCGCGCACAGAGCTATTTGGGGAATGA